The sequence below is a genomic window from Desulfallas thermosapovorans DSM 6562.
GGACAAGTTGTCGTCTTTTCGCGCTTTTGCTGAACTATGTATTACCCGCCAAATAATAACAGCTATTAAAACCGCCACCAGGCAAAAGCATATCCCGCTAAATTCCTATATTTCGCTGAACAAACCTATTTACGATGAGGACTCTGACCGTACATTGCTGGATGTCATATCAGGTTCCAAAATATCCGATCCTGAAGAGTTGATTATCAGCCGCGAAGAATTTGATGATATCGAAGAAAAGATGGGTGAGATACTAAGTTCATTGGAGTGGAAAGTGCTGATGTCCTACCTGGAGGGAAAATCCTACCAGGAAATTGCCGAAGATCTCAAAAGACATGTTAAATCCATTGATAACGCTCTGCAAAGGGTGAAACGCAAGCTGGAGCGCTATCTGGAAAAACGCGAGGCCTGATCTTTTAATTATTGATTAGTTAAGCCGGATTGCCAATCAAGGCAACCGGCTTTCTTAATTATTTACGGGCTCGTACTAAAAGAATAAGCTTTGGTAGTTTTTAGTTATTATTTTTATTGTGTTAGCCTATTGACAAAGTGCTGTACCTGGCTTATAATAACTTTTGTCGTCGATGCCGGCGTAGCTCAATTGGCAGAGCAGCTGACTTGTAATCAGCAGGTTGCGGGTTCGAGTCCCATCGCCGGCTCCAGCATTAAACCGGGTGGCCGGATAAACTTAAAATTTTTGTGGAGAGGTTCCCGAGTGGCCAAAGGGAGCAGACTGTAAATCTGCCGGCGACGCCTTCGCAGGTTCGAATCCTGCCCTCTCCACCAAATTCAAGCAAATTAGTAGCAAATAACATTGAAAATTTTTTTAATATGTGTTATAGTATTAAATGTTGACGCGGGGTGGAGCAGCCGGCAGCTCGTCGGGCTCATAACCCGAAGGTCGGGGGTTCAAATCCCCCCCCCGCA
It includes:
- the sigH gene encoding RNA polymerase sporulation sigma factor SigH, which produces MDASGDFQLMLDEDVVEFAREGDDAALEYLINKYKNFVRAKARSYFLIGADREDIIQEGMIGLYKAIRDFRMDKLSSFRAFAELCITRQIITAIKTATRQKHIPLNSYISLNKPIYDEDSDRTLLDVISGSKISDPEELIISREEFDDIEEKMGEILSSLEWKVLMSYLEGKSYQEIAEDLKRHVKSIDNALQRVKRKLERYLEKREA